The Pasteuria penetrans genome segment TATCTTGAAAGACAAAAGGAACTGCTAAATGAAGTTGGATAAAAACGAAAAAGAAATTGAAAAGGAACTGGAAAAGAGACTGGAAAAATCTAAAAAGGAAATGACTGAAGCAGCACAATAAATCCGGGGAGGGAAACTGTTCCTCCCCCTCCATTTTTCTATCTCCCCTGTTCCATAGTTATTCGGTTTGGAAAGCCATCGATCCTCTAGTATCCTTTGAATAGCACAAATAAAATGTTTATTTATGAAATATTATGAAATATTATGAAATATAGTGCTTATCTATTTACTAAGGGGCATTGGATGAAAGAGTAAGTACTATTAAATAACCTTACTATATTTATTGAATTTAATTATAGATCAGAGAGGAAACCAAATCGCAGGAACAAATGTTCTGATCGGGAATTGTCGGATCGTTCCTTTCCACGGTAACACCACAGTATAGATGATAATCCCAAGTCTCCGGTTTATATTTTATTTATACTTACTAATATCTTATTAATAAATATAAACCGGTATGCCATAAAGGTAGGGCAGTATATCCTACATAATTTAAAATGGGAGATTTCAGAAAGATGGAGAATACGTTATAAAATAGGAAGAAATACAGCATGATCCGATACAATAAATGGGAGAGGAAGGGAGATTTACTTTGCAAATAGTTTTTTAAAATTGGTGGAGGACTCATTCACCGCCCCCACTCTTTCCTCAGGGCCCTAGTAGGAGCAAGCAATATGAGGGTAATGGGAAGCCCCACCGACCCATTCTGTAGAACCAAACACAACTTCCATCACTTCTGCACCTAACTTAGCGCATAAGTCATAGAATATTTTAATGGGGAAAAAGAACCATTCGTATCCCTAACCCCGCTGTGAACCACGATAGGATTGCCACCGGGTAACAATGTCACGGGCTACCCTATCCGGAGGAGAACTACCACTATCCACCACATAATCAGCACCGGCGTAACCGGCCATTCTCCGCCAGAAGAGCGCCTCCCTCTCCAACATGGAACCAATCCATAGGGGCCGGTGCTCCCCCCGGCACCGCTCCAACCGCTCACGGGTGGCGGGCCAGGGGAGGCGCAGATGAACAACAAACCCATTCTCAATAATTTTCTTCCGATTCGGGCCGCAAAGCACAACTCCACCGCCCATAGACAAGACGGCCGTAGGACCCTCCAACAATCGATGGACGATCTCCCTCTCCTGACATCGGAAAGCCTGCTCTCCATAACGACGAAAAAACACCTGAATGGAACAACCAAAAGATCGTACTAACAACTGGTCCGTATCAAACCAGGGCAACGATACCAACCGCCTAGCAATTTGCAATGCAACAACACTCTTACCGCTCCCCATGAACCCCATGAGAATTAGATGTCGTTTCTGCTGCGCGGGTGTTCCTTGTTCCCTCGGCACCAGCGTTCATTCCCCCCATGCCCTCTTTTTTTCCAGTACCCGATTGAATTCCCCCATGATCCCCCTCTTGCCTCCGTAGGAGAACACGTTCTACCCCCATTCGTCCCCGTGCCCTCGCGATCCTGTACGAATGGGAAAATTCCAGTTGGACCAGACAACCCAATAACGCCACAATACGTGGGCCCGAATCCCCACCATCATCTGCCCTAGCAAGTACACTCTCCGCTGCATACTGTGCACGCAAACCCTCGATATAAAACCATACTGAACGTTGTGTACTCCAGAGCGTGCTGACAGACAATAGCGAGCCCGTCAGCACGACCCCCAATCCTACCATAACATAGGGTAACAGAAAACCATGTTGTGTATCAGGTAGATGTTGCAGATATCCTCTCCTCCACACCCGGTCTTATCGTCCAAGCCGCCTCCCATGTCACCCCCCCATTCACCGAACGATCCCACCATGTGGCCTGCACCCTTACACCTTTCGGAATCGGTATAAAAGTCCAACTCTTCACAGCATAACTCACAATCCCCCACCCCTCCGGCAACGAACCCGCCACAGAAACACGACGGACCAATTGGCTACCCCGCAAAGTATAAAAAATTAGCCTCTGACGTGATAACCTACAAAGTAGTTCCCCCGACGACCTCACCTCTACCGCCTCACTCTGTTGTATGTCCGACTGCAGGAGGGAAAAACTACCCAATGATCCTAACAGGGACTGACCTTGATCCACACTGCGCAGAATATGCACTGCTGTTGTCTGATAGAGGGAAAATAGAACCGGTACAATGAGGGAGACTATTAAGAGGGCGTAAAGGGCCTCAAGGAAGAGGAATCCCCGTTCGAAACCCATCGATCGAGGGAGAGGGAGAGGGACTGGGATCCTGCTGAAGGATCGATCCACTCCGCCCTTGCCTCGGTACGCCACCACCTCACCCCCATCGGCCCCATACGACGGGAAACATGATAGACCACTGTGGGATGCAAACGACTCGATAAAGAAAAGTGAGAGGAATCGATCCCAACAGGGGCATGACGGCTTTCCTCGAGACAGGCTTGCAACTGTAGGGCAACCTCCAAACGCAATTGCTGCGTCACCAGGTGATGTTGCACCCATACCTGCACCCGCCAACAGGCCAACCAACCCACACCAACCACAATCAAACCCGCCATCACATCCAGAAGCCAAAACCCCTTCTGCCCTATAGGCGCCCTCATACCTCCTCCCAGGCAGGGGAAGTTCGGACCTGGGCAGTAGCTACGGATAGAGTAATGCTGCCCGCATAACGATGATCCACAAAAACCCAAATCCTCCCACCACGCACAGTCCCCTGTCCTGTCCACAAAACACGATGGTTTTCATAATTACTCCGCAATTGATACCGTATGGGCCAGTGGTACCTCCGTAATAACCCCTTGCCCCCCCATAATTCACCTGGGGGTACCAATGCAAGCCATAACGAGCGACGTTTCGCTATCGCCTCTGAATGGGCATTTTGTAAAGCGATAGCCACCTCATGTAGGGCCCGCCGTGCCTCACTCCGCCACAGGATATGATGGGACAACCACCACATCCCGCCCCCAATGATTCCCAATAGCCCTAGGGCTAAAACAACCTCAAAATATACCATCCCCCATGTCCGCCGGTGCCCTTTCAGGGACACACTACACGCTCCTCCGGTTTTACCTTGCCGGCTATCAACCTATAGTCACCCCTTTTGCCAGGACAACGGGGCTTATCCCTTAGATACCCCTGCTGCACCAATACATCGATGGAAGGGGCCTCCTCACCATGTTCCAACAAATAATGCTCTGCCTGCGCAGAAATCAGCTGTCGATTCGCCTGATCCACACGCTGGTGAGCCTTTTCCATTGCTGTTCGAAAATTGGGGATAGCTAGGGCTAGAAGAAGACCCATAATCACCAGCACCACCAACATCTCCAATAACGTAAAACCCGCCTCGCGATGGGGAATTTGCCTCCTATTCGGTACCTCTCCTATGATGATCTTTCCCACCTCAGGTACTTTTTTGACAACTCAAATGGCCTCCATCAGGGCAAGCAATGGCAGGAGCCAAAGAAGCACCAATGCAGCCACACCTATACCTACAACACCCAACAACAAGGGCTCCAACCAACTCAACAATCGTTTCATCTGCTGTTGAAACGCCTTTTCTGTGCTCACCGTCAGATGATCCCATAGGACCTCACAACACCCACCCGCCTCACCCAAGGCAGTCAAACACGCCAGGGCACGCAGAAAAGTTGATTCCCCCTCCCAGGCCACAGCCAACGGTACACCACATTGAACACGAGTCCTGACATCGCGAAGGGAATCCCCCAACTGTGGCCAAGGAGCAGTAGAAGCCGCCAACTCCAGTCCCCGTAACAGTGGAATCCCGGCTCGAAGGGAAGCAGAAAGCTGTTGGGCTACAAAATGGGTTGCAAAGGTTCGTAAACCCAAACGAAGACCCGGTATCCTCAGAATCCACCCCCATCCATAACCACGGCGCAGGAATTGCCATCCTACGTAAAGGGACAAGGGAAGAAACCAACAAAAACCCTGCAAAACCACCAGGAAGTAGATGATGAGATGGATAGAAACAGGGGGATCCATATGCAACAGGGTATAAAGTTCAGAAAATTTTGGGACTAATGTGATCAGGAGAAAGAGAAACACTACAGCCGTCATCACCAAGACCAAACAGGGATAACGACAAGCTTGGCGGAAATGGCGAATGAAACGGGACTGGGCATGGTAGAAAAGAACGCTCTGCCGGAGACCAGCTGTATAATCACCCTGTTCCTCCGAGGCTCGCAACCAAGCAACCATCATCTTCGGTAACCCCCCCTGCCGCCACACCTCCGCTAAGGGAACACCCTGAGCTATTTTTCGGCAGGTATACCTTCCCAACGAGGCAGGCAGGATTTGTTGCTCAACAAGAAGCTCTAACGCTGTAAGCAGGGGCAATCCACTGGAGAGTAATTGTTCCAAACAGGTACTCAGGCGGGCACAGTCCTCAGCGGAGAGGCGCGCCAAGGGAATTCACCACCCGCATTACCTCACGCTCATCGGTAAACCCCTGCTGTTGCTGGGAACGAATGGCCAACGCCAGACTCTTCATCCCCATGGATTGGATATGCTGACGTAAAACGGACACGGATGCACCACGATTGATCTTGGCCCGCAAAACAGGGTCCATAGGTAACATTTCGAAAACTCCCAATCTCCCCCGGTATCCAGAGGAATGGCAAGCAACACAACAGCGGCCACGGCACTGGGAACAGAGGCGCCGTAGGAGACGTTGGGCCATCACACCCTGCAAAGCAGCCGCGACACGATAAGCAGCTACACCCATGTCCAACAGACGTACCACCGCACCTATAGCATCCACGGTATGCAAACTAGTGAGAACCAGATTCCCTGCCAGAGCAGCCCTAATCGCTATATCCGCCGTCTCCTGGTCACGGATCTCACCGATCATCACAGCATCAGGATCATGGCGAAGGATAGCTCGCAAACCAATAGCAAAGGTCAATCCAGATTTTACATGCACCTGCACCTGATTGACACCAGGCAGGAGTTGCTCGATAGGATCCTCTAAGGTAACCAGGTTACGCTCTTCCCCCTGTAGTTGCCGCAACATGGTATATAGCGTCGTCGTTTTCCCCGTTCCTGTGGGGCCAGTAACGATCAACAAACCCCTGCCCTGCGAAAGCCACTGACACAACTGTTTCTCCTGTTCTGTACATAATCCCAAACGGGACAGCGTCCAACCCGAAACATGCAAGGGCAAAATCCGTATAGTGATCCTTTCCCCATTGACTACCGGCAAGCTTGCAATGCGCAAGGAAACCTCCCGGTCCGCCACAGGGAGGGTACAACGTCCGTCCTGTGGTAAACGCCGTTGACCAATGTCCATCTGGCCCATAACCTTCAAACGAGTAATCACGGGAAGGATCCAGGTGGAGGATATATCCTCCCCCCTCCACAAACCCCCATCAACCCGCCAACGAACCCTTCCCCCCACGGATAAGGATTCAATGTGCAAATCACTAGCCCCCCGTTGTACAGCATCAGCGAGCAAACGATTCACCCAACCTACCACGTTCAAATGGGTCTATCCCCCCCGGGGGCCGCCCGAAAAGCTCCCCTCAAATCCTTCCAATTCGACGCCTATCATAAGGATCCCTGCTATCCCCTTGGACTGATCCAAAACAGGGGGCGAGCGGGGACTTACAAACCCCGAAAAATCCATCCTAAAAAAATTCAGCCACGGGGATGGGGTAAAATACCTGGGGGATTACCATAACACACCGAATCCCCAATCCATCATCATTGGGAATGAGCCCACGCAAAACGACATCCCAGCCCCCATTTCGGAGGGTACCTAGTTTGTGAAATACGTTCAGTAAAGAATTTCTTCAGAGTAGCCTAGCCTATGAAGCAGATTCCCTTCCTGCCTTCCGTTTTTGTTGCTGGAGTGCATATCGCCTTTTACACCAAAGATTGATACCATATCCTGCCGCCAACGTAAAAATAATGGCCATGGGATATAAAACAACATAGAGAAACCATGACCCTAAGGATTGCAGAAAACGATCCACAGAGGGCTCCCCTTTTATAAGATTAACGGCAAGAACAGCTAGAAGGGCGGAACCAACATAGTTAAGCCATGGAAAACGGTTAACCCAACGTGATACCAATTGGCTACCCCAAACCATAATGGGAATGCTGACGATCAGGGCAATCAAAATGATCATCCAACAGCCATTAGCCGAGGCCGCTACTGCAAGAACGTTATCGAGACTCATGACGACATCAGCCGTCAAAATCGTCCCAACAGCTGCTCCCATCCCCTGACTCTGTTTCCTATCCTCACTCAGGGAATTAACG includes the following:
- a CDS encoding shikimate kinase, encoding MPREQGTPAQQKRHLILMGFMGSGKSVVALQIARRLVSLPWFDTDQLLVRSFGCSIQVFFRRYGEQAFRCQEREIVHRLLEGPTAVLSMGGGVVLCGPNRKKIIENGFVVHLRLPWPATRERLERCRGEHRPLWIGSMLEREALFWRRMAGYAGADYVVDSGSSPPDRVARDIVTRWQSYRGSQRG
- a CDS encoding competence type IV pilus major pilin ComGC, whose protein sequence is MGKIIIGEVPNRRQIPHREAGFTLLEMLVVLVIMGLLLALAIPNFRTAMEKAHQRVDQANRQLISAQAEHYLLEHGEEAPSIDVLVQQGYLRDKPRCPGKRGDYRLIAGKVKPEERVVCP
- a CDS encoding type II secretion system F family protein, translated to MARLSAEDCARLSTCLEQLLSSGLPLLTALELLVEQQILPASLGRYTCRKIAQGVPLAEVWRQGGLPKMMVAWLRASEEQGDYTAGLRQSVLFYHAQSRFIRHFRQACRYPCLVLVMTAVVFLFLLITLVPKFSELYTLLHMDPPVSIHLIIYFLVVLQGFCWFLPLSLYVGWQFLRRGYGWGWILRIPGLRLGLRTFATHFVAQQLSASLRAGIPLLRGLELAASTAPWPQLGDSLRDVRTRVQCGVPLAVAWEGESTFLRALACLTALGEAGGCCEVLWDHLTVSTEKAFQQQMKRLLSWLEPLLLGVVGIGVAALVLLWLLPLLALMEAI
- a CDS encoding GspE/PulE family protein, whose product is MVGWVNRLLADAVQRGASDLHIESLSVGGRVRWRVDGGLWRGEDISSTWILPVITRLKVMGQMDIGQRRLPQDGRCTLPVADREVSLRIASLPVVNGERITIRILPLHVSGWTLSRLGLCTEQEKQLCQWLSQGRGLLIVTGPTGTGKTTTLYTMLRQLQGEERNLVTLEDPIEQLLPGVNQVQVHVKSGLTFAIGLRAILRHDPDAVMIGEIRDQETADIAIRAALAGNLVLTSLHTVDAIGAVVRLLDMGVAAYRVAAALQGVMAQRLLRRLCSQCRGRCCVACHSSGYRGRLGVFEMLPMDPVLRAKINRGASVSVLRQHIQSMGMKSLALAIRSQQQQGFTDEREVMRVVNSLGAPLR
- a CDS encoding TerC family protein encodes the protein MSFGYDDSSFFFGLVNAVFFDLLLAGDNALVIGMAARKLPQQKRRRVIMWGVALAIVLRTVLSLLAMELLDLPWLRLAGGLLLILIGIKLLVENHKDDVNSLSEDRKQSQGMGAAVGTILTADVVMSLDNVLAVAASANGCWMIILIALIVSIPIMVWGSQLVSRWVNRFPWLNYVGSALLAVLAVNLIKGEPSVDRFLQSLGSWFLYVVLYPMAIIFTLAAGYGINLWCKRRYALQQQKRKAGRESAS